Proteins encoded in a region of the Perca fluviatilis chromosome 6, GENO_Pfluv_1.0, whole genome shotgun sequence genome:
- the es1 gene encoding ES1 protein, mitochondrial yields MLASRTLLSKQTLAVLSRQPACFVHHGDYGNWGNTNIAVVFSGCGWWDGTDVHEGVYTMYHLSRNGARFQMFAPNQQQMHVMDHMRKQPGSGENRNMMMEAARFSHGQGMTQMQDLSKLDVNSFDAVIFPGGHGVTKNLCSFVKDGKDFKLHNDVERVLKEFHRSRKPIGLASMAPMLACRVLPSIEVTMGYEKDENTRWGNWPNTNMVQAVKSMGARHNVREPYEAYVDEKNKVVSTPTFMWETEYHYHYIFDGIGNMVKHVMRMSTK; encoded by the exons ATGCTGGCATCCAGGACTCTGCTGTCGAAACAAACGCTGGCTGTTCTGTCTCGCCAGCCGGCCTGCTTCGTGCACCACGGGGACTACGGCAACTGGGGGAATACCAATATtgcagtg GTTTTCTCCGGATGTGGCTGGTGGGACGGGACTGATGTCCACGAGGGAGTTTA CACCATGTACCACCTGAGCCGTAACGGCGCTCGCTTCCAGATGTTTGCCCCGAACCAGCAGCAGATGCACGTGATGGACCACATGAGGAAGCAGCCCGGCTCAGGAGAGAACCG GAACATGATGATGGAGGCGGCTCGCTTCAGCCACGGTCAGGGGATGACCCAGATGCAGGACCTCTCCAAGCTGGACGTCAACAGCTTTGACGCTGTCATCTTCCCAGGAGGCCACGGCGTCACCAAGAACCT ATGCTCTTTTGTGAAGGACGGCAAAGACTTCAAGCTGCACAATGACGTGGAGAGGGTGCTTAAAGAATTCCACCGCTCACGCAAGCCGATTGG ACTGGCCAGCATGGCTCCGATGCTGGCGTGCCGCGTGCTGCCCAGCATCGAGGTAACCATGGGATACGAGAAGGACGAAAACACCCGCTGGGGGAACTGGCCAAACACAAACATGGTGCAGGCGGTGAAGAGCATGGGTGCTCGCCACAACGTCCGCGAGCCATAC GAAGCCTATGTGGACGAGAAGAACAAAGTGGTGAGCACCCCGACCTTCATGTGGGAAACAGAGTACCACTATCACTACATATTCGACGGCATCGGAAACATGGTCAAACACGTGATGCGTATGTCGACTAAGTGA